In Cygnus atratus isolate AKBS03 ecotype Queensland, Australia chromosome 29, CAtr_DNAZoo_HiC_assembly, whole genome shotgun sequence, the sequence GATGTGTTCGGGGAGGCCTCGCGCGCAGCAAATGGCCCCGCGCTGCAGCTGGGTGCTATTAAACCTGACCGGTGCGTGGcagggggagggggctgcgtgggggggggggggggaaattcCCAGCTCAATTTGACACAGATGTTTGGCAAGCGGGGAGGGCGGGCGCAGGGCCGGATCCACCCGGggtgctgctgcggggctgggggagggcggctgggtgctgggggtgcgGATGCTTGGGGGTTCCCATCCCCAGGGAGGCCGCTCGCCCTCGCCTCCGTGCCCGAGTGCGTTGCCCAGAGCAGGGGTGGTGGTCCCACCATGGTCCCAGGGCGAAGCAGCCTCCCCAACAGCTCCAGGGAGCTAAAATCGTCCCCATGGAGCCTGCACTGTGCCAGGGTGAGCTCAGCACCGCGGGGCCCTTCTTGGCACTTTGCCGCGCATCGAGCTGCTGCCGTCCTGGGACTGTGGACACACAGCGGGGGATGCTGTGGGTCTGCAGCCAGGGGACGTGCTGGGTCTCTGGTCAAGGCTGCTGCGGGTCTCTggctggggaggctgcgggTCCGTGGTCGGGGAGGCTGTGGGTCTCCACCTGGGGGATGCTGTTGGTCCCTggctgaggatgctgcaggtCTGTGGCCAGGGAGGCTGCAGGTCTCCACccagaggaggctgcagggctccgTCTAGGGGCTGCTGCGGGTCTCTGGCTGCGGATGCTGCGGGTCTCCACCCGGGGGATGCTGCGGGTCCCTGGctgtgggcagagggaggccaggggatgctgcagccccggCCGGTGGCTCTGCAGGTGCTCCAGGACcagagccccctgccccgctcagcccggccccgcggccccgcaggGGATCATGAATCCCTGGTGACACAGGGTCAgggggcagccctgggaccTTATTGCGAATCGAGGGGAAATGACCCCCGGAGCGGCCTCTGACCCGACCTTCAACTCCTAATGACCGAGGAGGAGTTTACACCGGCCTGCGTGCGGGaggcctggggcaggggggagcccAGGGGTGCCGGGGGCTCGGTGGGgcgcagctggggctgcccctgaCCCGTCCTTCCTCCCACAGCTGACCCCGTGGTGCAGATCGAGGGCAACCcccactgctgcttcttcaaCTTCAGCCCCAAGATCATGTTCACGAAGGTGGTGAAGGCACAGCTGTGGGTGTACCTGCGGCCGGTGCAGCACACCTCCACCGTCTACCTGCAGATCCTCCGCCTCAAGCCGGTGACGGAGGAGGGCAGCCGCCACATCCGCATCCGCTCGCTCAAGATTGACCTCAACTCCCGCATTGGGCACTGGCAGAGCATCGACTTCAAGCACGTGCTGCAGAACTGGTTCAAGCAGCCGCAGAACAACTGGGGCATAGAGATCAACGCCTTCGACCCCAACGGCAACGACCTGGCCGTCACCTCGCTTGGCCCCGGGGCCGAAGGGCTGGTAGGTGCCCACAATGGGGACGGAGCCCcagtgggagctgggggggaccCGGTCGGCACCGGGGAGCTGGAGGGCAAAGGAGAGGAATGGGGATGGGTGTGGGTGGGGAGGGCAGCTCCATGGGGCTGGTAACAGCTCTGCGGGGACGATGACAGGTCCATGGGGCTGGTTTTAGCTCCATGGGGATGGTTCTGTTTCCATGGGGGTGGCTCTGGCTCCATGGGGGTGGCTCTGGCTCCATGGGGTTGGTTCTGGTTCCATGGGGGTGGTTCTGGTTCTGTGGACCTGGTTCTGGCTCCATGGGGGTGGTTCTGGCTCCATGGGGATGGCTCTGACCCCATGGGGTTGGTTCTGGCTCCATGGGactgctcccagctctgtggGGGCAATGACAGCTCCGTGGGGCTGGTTATGGCTCTGCTGGCTTCGTCACCAGTCCATGGGACCAGTTACAGCTCCAAGGGGCTGCTCATAGCTCCATGGGGACAGTGAcggctctgcagggctgtggacAGCTCTGCGGGGCTCCGTGGGAGccagggagctggagcagtGGGACTGCGGGGCTATGGGACCGGGGGGCTATGGGGCTGCAGGGCTATGGGGCTGCGGGGCCATGGCCAGGGCTGATGTTCCActctccccccagcaccccttcATGGAGCTGAGGGTGCTGGAGAGCAACAAGCGCTCGCGGAGGAACCTGGGGCTGGACTGCGACGAGCACTCGACCGAGTCGCGCTGCTGCCGCTACCCACTCACCGTCGACTTCGAGGCCTTCGGCTGGGACTGGATTATCGCCCCCAAGAGATACAAAGCCAACTACTGCTCGGGGCAGTGCGAGTACATGTTCATGCAGAAGTACCCGCACACCCACCTGGTGCAGCAGGCCAAcccccggg encodes:
- the GDF11 gene encoding growth/differentiation factor 11 gives rise to the protein MAPVLLWLLALVAGGPAGAQPPAAAAAEPACPVCLWRRHSKELRLESIKSQILSKLRLKEAPNITREVVNQLLPKAPPLQQILDLHDFQGDSLQHDEYLEEDEYHATTETVISMAQETDPVVQIEGNPHCCFFNFSPKIMFTKVVKAQLWVYLRPVQHTSTVYLQILRLKPVTEEGSRHIRIRSLKIDLNSRIGHWQSIDFKHVLQNWFKQPQNNWGIEINAFDPNGNDLAVTSLGPGAEGLHPFMELRVLESNKRSRRNLGLDCDEHSTESRCCRYPLTVDFEAFGWDWIIAPKRYKANYCSGQCEYMFMQKYPHTHLVQQANPRGSAGPCCTPTKMSPINMLYFNDKQQIIYGKIPGMVVDRCGCS